The Kocuria sp. TGY1127_2 genome includes a window with the following:
- a CDS encoding ATP/GTP-binding protein, translated as MAGSRRTPRRAQSGHGKAGPSKWQKFSDLTGGDISRALDPEPRIERDSGGEWYVRFVPASGARKTYTCPGCGRRIATRSAHYVVWRNDYIFGEQRAIEERRHWHTKCWDIH; from the coding sequence ATGGCAGGATCTCGGCGAACACCACGAAGGGCCCAATCGGGCCACGGCAAAGCGGGTCCCAGCAAGTGGCAGAAGTTCTCGGATCTGACCGGAGGAGATATATCGCGAGCCCTCGACCCCGAACCTCGTATCGAACGGGACTCCGGAGGCGAGTGGTACGTGCGCTTCGTCCCGGCGTCGGGAGCAAGGAAGACGTACACGTGCCCGGGATGCGGTCGACGTATCGCGACGCGTTCAGCTCATTACGTGGTGTGGAGAAACGACTATATTTTCGGCGAGCAACGGGCCATCGAGGAGCGTAGGCACTGGCACACCAAATGTTGGGATATCCACTGA
- a CDS encoding alpha/beta hydrolase gives MATSQPAQTDSTTNGPTEIGSATVLPARRENIEIRTEDGKTLVGELALPEGADPAATLLCLHPLPTHGGFMDSHVYKKASYRLPALAHMAVLRFNTRGTSSPRGTSDGEFEEGLGEKADVLAALRFLKDRGLPNIWIIGWSFGTELALKYASHEPVSSSVSGAILLSPPLHRATEEDLRSWARSGLPLTALVPEKDDYLQPAEARERFSVIPQADVIGIDGAKHLWVGEKYVRRAHDEIVSTIAGQRVHLKTVWEGAIGTEPQE, from the coding sequence ATGGCGACTTCACAACCTGCGCAAACGGATTCTACGACCAATGGCCCCACCGAAATCGGCTCGGCAACGGTTCTTCCCGCGCGCCGCGAGAACATCGAAATCAGAACCGAGGACGGAAAAACGCTGGTAGGGGAGTTGGCCCTGCCCGAGGGAGCCGACCCGGCCGCGACCCTGCTGTGTCTGCACCCGCTGCCCACCCACGGCGGATTCATGGATTCCCACGTGTACAAGAAGGCGTCGTATCGGCTTCCCGCTCTGGCCCATATGGCGGTCCTTCGATTCAACACACGGGGGACGTCCTCGCCTCGCGGCACCAGCGACGGCGAATTCGAGGAAGGGCTGGGAGAGAAAGCCGACGTGCTCGCGGCCCTCAGATTCCTCAAAGACCGAGGACTGCCGAATATTTGGATCATCGGCTGGTCCTTCGGAACCGAACTCGCCCTCAAATACGCTTCCCACGAGCCCGTGAGCTCCTCAGTGAGCGGGGCGATCCTGTTGTCACCTCCACTGCACCGTGCAACGGAAGAAGACCTGAGGTCCTGGGCCCGGAGCGGTCTTCCGCTGACCGCGTTGGTCCCTGAAAAGGACGACTATCTGCAACCAGCGGAGGCACGGGAAAGATTTTCCGTCATTCCGCAGGCCGACGTGATCGGTATCGACGGGGCCAAGCACCTGTGGGTAGGGGAAAAGTATGTGCGTCGGGCCCACGACGAGATCGTTTCGACGATCGCGGGGCAACGAGTGCACCTCAAAACCGTCTGGGAAGGCGCCATCGGTACCGAACCCCAGGAGTGA
- a CDS encoding AI-2E family transporter, translating into MPGNKRRVRTPVDRAVGRLRSLIGKKGPSTAFPGAKPRPKFELPDVVDLPEDDRREDSCKPSPTAGELNRSSLGPSGSAVDDGDSRSSHGEYSSAAADTSPSRPDTRAEYASAARTPVQFGFLVTVGVGLALLVYYLAVNVGALGGWITGAMFIALGLDPIVRWFESKGLPRILGVAIVLLAFAGIIVLMATVVIPSIARQALGFINGFPQTFNDFLSSRFMEELDDQFGIRDKVENEAGHFFQTAFSDSSLVGNFLNNLINAGSTIAQVVTGTLIVMFLALYFVTSLPSIKAWGIRLAPRSKRARVAELTEKVTQSVGNYVMGQAVVALLNAIFALIIMSLVGVPFPLLCAFVVLLLAFIPLVGGVAAGILVTFITLLQGWQSAAVYAICYFAYLQIEAYFISPRIMKKAVAVPGSVAVIAVAGGGALWGVLGAIIAIPVAASALLLVREIFIPRQDRR; encoded by the coding sequence ATGCCAGGTAACAAGCGCCGGGTGAGGACCCCGGTTGATCGTGCCGTGGGCCGTTTGCGTTCCTTGATTGGCAAGAAAGGGCCGTCTACTGCGTTCCCCGGAGCCAAACCGCGTCCGAAGTTCGAATTGCCCGACGTCGTGGATCTTCCGGAGGACGACCGTCGAGAGGACTCTTGCAAACCTTCCCCGACTGCGGGCGAACTGAACCGGAGCAGCCTCGGGCCGTCGGGCTCGGCGGTTGACGACGGCGATTCCCGTTCATCTCACGGCGAGTACTCGTCGGCCGCTGCAGATACCTCACCCAGCCGGCCGGATACGCGCGCTGAATACGCATCGGCCGCACGGACTCCGGTTCAGTTCGGTTTCCTGGTGACTGTGGGGGTCGGACTTGCTCTGCTGGTCTATTACCTGGCCGTCAATGTCGGCGCCCTCGGAGGATGGATCACTGGGGCGATGTTCATTGCCCTCGGCCTTGACCCCATTGTGCGGTGGTTCGAGTCGAAGGGTCTGCCGCGCATCCTTGGCGTGGCCATCGTACTCTTGGCCTTTGCCGGGATCATCGTGCTGATGGCGACCGTGGTCATTCCGAGCATCGCCCGCCAGGCCCTGGGCTTCATCAATGGATTTCCGCAAACCTTCAACGACTTCCTGTCATCGCGATTCATGGAAGAACTCGACGACCAATTCGGGATTCGCGACAAAGTCGAGAACGAGGCGGGCCACTTTTTCCAAACGGCCTTCAGCGACTCGAGCCTCGTCGGCAACTTCCTTAATAATCTGATCAATGCAGGGTCGACGATTGCCCAGGTGGTCACGGGCACACTGATCGTGATGTTCTTGGCCCTCTACTTTGTGACGTCCCTGCCCTCGATCAAGGCTTGGGGCATTCGCCTCGCACCCCGTTCAAAGCGTGCACGAGTAGCCGAACTGACCGAGAAAGTCACTCAGTCCGTGGGCAATTACGTCATGGGGCAGGCCGTCGTCGCACTTCTGAATGCCATCTTCGCGCTGATCATCATGTCACTCGTCGGCGTCCCGTTCCCGTTGTTGTGCGCCTTCGTCGTACTGCTCTTGGCGTTCATACCGTTGGTCGGAGGCGTGGCCGCCGGGATCCTGGTTACCTTCATAACTCTTCTCCAAGGATGGCAATCCGCGGCCGTCTACGCGATCTGCTATTTCGCGTACTTGCAGATCGAGGCGTACTTCATCTCTCCGCGCATCATGAAGAAAGCTGTCGCGGTTCCCGGGTCCGTGGCCGTGATCGCCGTCGCCGGCGGTGGCGCGCTCTGGGGCGTCCTGGGAGCCATCATTGCTATCCCGGTCGCCGCGTCGGCGCTCCTGCTGGTCAGAGAGATCTTCATTCCGCGCCAAGACAGGCGATAA
- a CDS encoding tetratricopeptide repeat protein, which yields MTSGTFGNAEPQEPQPEENIPASVRSAPDLSQMSGADTQRAAGQPTAGGAQTYRRDVTTTEQFQEVAQISGQGPVIFALFRGADQQAVDSVRQLEQFINQAGGRLLLAAVDIDQAPEIAQAFQAQSSLTVVAMLGGRPAPMYDSPVPADQVQALLSQVLQLAQQAQITGTFEPVPAAPESTEPAPLPPLHQKAQDAMEQGDYSTAADAYREALRDKPADHDAKIGLARVELLARVDNEDLAQAREAAASNPEDIEAQLTVADLDVTGGHVEDAFNRLIRLIQRSDAQTKDTVRERLLDLFEVVGAEDERVVKARGALMRALF from the coding sequence ATGACCTCAGGAACATTCGGTAACGCCGAACCTCAAGAGCCGCAGCCCGAAGAAAACATTCCGGCATCGGTCCGTTCCGCACCGGATCTCTCGCAGATGAGCGGCGCGGATACGCAGCGGGCGGCCGGACAGCCCACCGCGGGCGGGGCTCAGACCTACCGCCGAGACGTCACCACGACGGAGCAGTTCCAGGAAGTAGCCCAAATCTCCGGTCAGGGACCGGTCATCTTCGCCCTCTTTCGCGGTGCAGACCAGCAAGCCGTGGATTCCGTCCGTCAGCTCGAACAATTCATCAACCAAGCCGGTGGCCGTCTCCTGCTGGCTGCGGTCGACATCGATCAGGCACCCGAAATCGCCCAGGCTTTCCAAGCCCAGAGTTCGCTGACCGTCGTCGCCATGCTGGGCGGGCGTCCGGCGCCGATGTACGATTCACCCGTTCCCGCCGACCAGGTTCAGGCGCTTTTGAGCCAAGTTCTTCAACTGGCTCAACAGGCCCAGATCACCGGCACCTTTGAACCGGTGCCCGCCGCACCTGAGAGCACCGAGCCTGCTCCTCTTCCCCCACTCCATCAGAAGGCCCAGGACGCGATGGAGCAGGGGGACTACTCGACCGCGGCCGATGCATACCGGGAAGCGCTTCGCGACAAGCCTGCGGATCACGACGCGAAAATCGGATTGGCGCGCGTCGAGCTCCTCGCACGCGTCGACAACGAGGATTTGGCACAGGCCCGGGAAGCCGCGGCCTCCAACCCGGAGGACATTGAAGCGCAACTGACTGTTGCGGACCTCGACGTCACGGGCGGTCACGTCGAAGATGCTTTCAACCGTTTGATTCGGCTGATCCAGCGTTCCGATGCACAGACGAAGGACACCGTGCGCGAGCGTTTGCTTGACCTCTTCGAGGTGGTCGGGGCCGAGGACGAGCGCGTGGTCAAGGCTCGCGGGGCCCTCATGAGGGCCTTGTTCTAG
- a CDS encoding ABC transporter ATP-binding protein, with the protein MKSDENYPESPQPGSSPGAGEPPRFGEEAPSVQDRQIPTNTDSDIAPAQPGIVRQAISIRNLTRVFGNREVVHEIDLDIPSGTMYGLVGRNGAGKTTTLSMATGLLRPTGGAVTIRGVDVWEKPRDAKKLVGVLPDGVHLFDRLTGRQLITYAGLLHGLDKETVLERTDDLLRAMDLTDAANKTVTDYSAGMRKKVALASAMVHAPEVLVLDEPFESVDPVSASNIRDILAGFVRHGGTVVVSSHVMDLVQRMCDHVAIMDEGHILASGTVEEVRGGSSLEDKFVELVGGRVESEGISWLGTS; encoded by the coding sequence ATGAAAAGCGATGAGAACTACCCAGAAAGCCCTCAACCAGGGTCTTCTCCCGGAGCAGGCGAACCTCCCCGTTTCGGAGAAGAGGCTCCCTCAGTCCAGGACCGACAGATCCCGACCAATACCGATTCCGATATCGCGCCGGCCCAGCCTGGCATCGTCCGGCAAGCGATATCGATCAGGAACCTGACTCGAGTGTTCGGGAACAGGGAGGTCGTCCACGAAATCGACCTGGACATTCCTTCTGGCACGATGTACGGGCTCGTCGGCCGCAACGGTGCGGGCAAGACGACCACGCTGTCCATGGCGACGGGCCTGCTGCGACCCACTGGGGGCGCCGTCACCATCCGTGGGGTGGACGTTTGGGAAAAGCCTCGTGACGCGAAGAAGCTCGTGGGTGTTCTGCCGGACGGCGTTCACCTCTTCGACCGCCTGACCGGTCGCCAACTCATCACCTATGCAGGCCTCCTGCACGGACTTGACAAGGAGACCGTCCTGGAACGGACGGACGACCTGTTGCGCGCGATGGATCTGACCGATGCCGCCAACAAAACGGTGACCGACTATTCCGCTGGCATGCGCAAGAAGGTCGCCCTCGCTTCGGCAATGGTGCACGCGCCCGAGGTCCTGGTGCTCGACGAACCATTCGAATCCGTGGACCCAGTGTCCGCGTCGAATATTCGAGACATCCTGGCCGGATTCGTGCGCCACGGCGGGACAGTCGTTGTCTCGAGTCACGTCATGGACCTCGTCCAACGCATGTGTGATCACGTGGCGATCATGGACGAAGGCCATATTCTCGCCTCAGGCACAGTCGAGGAGGTCCGTGGAGGCTCGAGCCTGGAAGACAAGTTCGTCGAGCTGGTCGGCGGCCGCGTCGAATCGGAGGGGATTTCATGGTTGGGAACCTCCTAA